A stretch of the Opisthocomus hoazin isolate bOpiHoa1 chromosome 2, bOpiHoa1.hap1, whole genome shotgun sequence genome encodes the following:
- the OGFRL1 gene encoding opioid growth factor receptor-like protein 1 isoform X2 — MGSLLSGVSFKEPTTVEDCDSTWETDSEPGAAELGGEPRRQEGVCTAAGGGDEPAEPPAAGCRPREPPPPSSPSPPPEEGERAEADAAGPEQSGDGTELTAKPKRSFYAARDLYKYRHQYPNFKDLRYQNDLCNLRFYKNKIPFKPDGVYIEEVLNKWKGDYEKLEHNHTYIQWLFPLREQGLNFYAKELTTYEIEEFKKTKEAIRRFLLAYKMMLEFFGIKLIDKTGNVARAANWQERFQHLNESQHNYLRITRILKSLGELGYESFKSPLVKFILHEALVEDTIPNIKQSALEYFVYTIRDRRERRKLLRFAQQHYTPSEHFIWGPPRKQKLEGSKTNKKPASPVSIHNSYISKHKKPKEPKNTLASGSSAGKTTEERKVELAKNGEHNDQDEQEPNCDAVRQNSSEKNCDTDNGQLSKSEEIHDTSDRKEDTSHSKKGDEDLNNDCGNHPGTIEKDLCDAENCNTSVDLQDNLDKDMLSGGTTTKNMDELES, encoded by the exons atGGGCAGCCTGCTGAGCGGGGTCAGCTTCAAGGAGCCCACCACGGTGGAGGACTGCGACTCCACCTGGGAGACCGACTCAGAGCCCGGGGCGGCGGAGCTcggcggggagccgcggcggcAGGAGGGGGTGTGCACCGCCGCGGGAGGCGGGGACGAGCCGGCCGAGCCGCCCGCCGCGGGCTGCCGGCCCCGggagcccccgccgccctcctccccgtccccgccgccggaGGAAGGGGAGCGGGCGGAGGCGGACGCCGCCGGCCCCGAGCAG AGTGGTGATGGAACTGAGCTGACAGCCAAGCCAAAGAGAAGCTTCTACGCAGCAAGAGATTTGTACAAGTACCGACACCAGTATCCA AACTTTAAAGACCTTCGATATCAAAATGACTTGTGCAATCTCcgcttttacaaaaataaaatcccttttaaACCTGATG GAGTTTATATTGAAGAAGTCCTAAATAAATGGAAAGGAGACTACGAAAAACTGGAACATAATCACACTTACATACAGTG GCTTTTCCCACTGAGGGAACAGGGCCTGAACTTCTATGCTAAAGAATTAACTACATATGAAATTGAG GaattcaagaaaacaaaagaagcaaTTAGAAGATTCCTTTTGGCTTACAAAATGATGTTGGAGTTTTTTGGAATAAAACTAATTGATAAAACTGGAAACGTAGCACGAGCTGCTAACTGGCAAGAAAGATTTCAACATTTGAATGA GTCTCAACACAACTACTTGAGAATCACTCGAATTCTGAAAAGTCTTGGTGAGCTTGGATATGAGAGTTTTAAATCTCCCCTGGTAAAATTTATTCTCCATGAAGCTCTTGTGGAAGATACGATTCCCAACATTAAGCAAAGTGCTCTGGAATATTTTGTGTATACAATTAGAGACCgaagagaaaggaggaaactCCTGAGATTTGCTCAGCAACATTATACACCCTCAGAGCATTTTATCTGGGGACCCCCAAGAAAACAGAAGTTGGAgggaagcaaaacaaataaaaagccagCATCTCCAGTTTCTATTCACAATAGTTACATTTCTAAGCATAAGAAACCAAAAGAGCCTAAAAATACATTGGCAAGTGGAAGCTCAGCTGGTAAAACAACTGAAGAAAGAAAGGTAGAACTCGCAAAAAATGGGGAACACAATGACCAGGATGAACAAGAACCGAACTGCGATGCTGTTAGGCAGAATAGCAGTGAAAAGAACTGCGATACTGATAACGGTCAGCTTTCAAAATCGGAAGAAATTCATGATACTTCAGACAGAAAGGAGGACACTTCGCATTCCAAAAAAGGTGATGAAGATCTGAACAATGACTGTGGAAATCACCCAGGCACTATAGAGAAAGATTTATGTGACGCTGAGAATTGTAACACGTCAGTAGATCTACAAGATAACCTTGATAAGGATATGCTTTCAGGGGgcaccaccacaaaaaacatgGATGAGCTCGAATCATGA
- the OGFRL1 gene encoding opioid growth factor receptor-like protein 1 isoform X1 yields MGSLLSGVSFKEPTTVEDCDSTWETDSEPGAAELGGEPRRQEGVCTAAGGGDEPAEPPAAGCRPREPPPPSSPSPPPEEGERAEADAAGPEQSGDGTELTAKPKRSFYAARDLYKYRHQYPQNFKDLRYQNDLCNLRFYKNKIPFKPDGVYIEEVLNKWKGDYEKLEHNHTYIQWLFPLREQGLNFYAKELTTYEIEEFKKTKEAIRRFLLAYKMMLEFFGIKLIDKTGNVARAANWQERFQHLNESQHNYLRITRILKSLGELGYESFKSPLVKFILHEALVEDTIPNIKQSALEYFVYTIRDRRERRKLLRFAQQHYTPSEHFIWGPPRKQKLEGSKTNKKPASPVSIHNSYISKHKKPKEPKNTLASGSSAGKTTEERKVELAKNGEHNDQDEQEPNCDAVRQNSSEKNCDTDNGQLSKSEEIHDTSDRKEDTSHSKKGDEDLNNDCGNHPGTIEKDLCDAENCNTSVDLQDNLDKDMLSGGTTTKNMDELES; encoded by the exons atGGGCAGCCTGCTGAGCGGGGTCAGCTTCAAGGAGCCCACCACGGTGGAGGACTGCGACTCCACCTGGGAGACCGACTCAGAGCCCGGGGCGGCGGAGCTcggcggggagccgcggcggcAGGAGGGGGTGTGCACCGCCGCGGGAGGCGGGGACGAGCCGGCCGAGCCGCCCGCCGCGGGCTGCCGGCCCCGggagcccccgccgccctcctccccgtccccgccgccggaGGAAGGGGAGCGGGCGGAGGCGGACGCCGCCGGCCCCGAGCAG AGTGGTGATGGAACTGAGCTGACAGCCAAGCCAAAGAGAAGCTTCTACGCAGCAAGAGATTTGTACAAGTACCGACACCAGTATCCA caGAACTTTAAAGACCTTCGATATCAAAATGACTTGTGCAATCTCcgcttttacaaaaataaaatcccttttaaACCTGATG GAGTTTATATTGAAGAAGTCCTAAATAAATGGAAAGGAGACTACGAAAAACTGGAACATAATCACACTTACATACAGTG GCTTTTCCCACTGAGGGAACAGGGCCTGAACTTCTATGCTAAAGAATTAACTACATATGAAATTGAG GaattcaagaaaacaaaagaagcaaTTAGAAGATTCCTTTTGGCTTACAAAATGATGTTGGAGTTTTTTGGAATAAAACTAATTGATAAAACTGGAAACGTAGCACGAGCTGCTAACTGGCAAGAAAGATTTCAACATTTGAATGA GTCTCAACACAACTACTTGAGAATCACTCGAATTCTGAAAAGTCTTGGTGAGCTTGGATATGAGAGTTTTAAATCTCCCCTGGTAAAATTTATTCTCCATGAAGCTCTTGTGGAAGATACGATTCCCAACATTAAGCAAAGTGCTCTGGAATATTTTGTGTATACAATTAGAGACCgaagagaaaggaggaaactCCTGAGATTTGCTCAGCAACATTATACACCCTCAGAGCATTTTATCTGGGGACCCCCAAGAAAACAGAAGTTGGAgggaagcaaaacaaataaaaagccagCATCTCCAGTTTCTATTCACAATAGTTACATTTCTAAGCATAAGAAACCAAAAGAGCCTAAAAATACATTGGCAAGTGGAAGCTCAGCTGGTAAAACAACTGAAGAAAGAAAGGTAGAACTCGCAAAAAATGGGGAACACAATGACCAGGATGAACAAGAACCGAACTGCGATGCTGTTAGGCAGAATAGCAGTGAAAAGAACTGCGATACTGATAACGGTCAGCTTTCAAAATCGGAAGAAATTCATGATACTTCAGACAGAAAGGAGGACACTTCGCATTCCAAAAAAGGTGATGAAGATCTGAACAATGACTGTGGAAATCACCCAGGCACTATAGAGAAAGATTTATGTGACGCTGAGAATTGTAACACGTCAGTAGATCTACAAGATAACCTTGATAAGGATATGCTTTCAGGGGgcaccaccacaaaaaacatgGATGAGCTCGAATCATGA